One window of the Marinicella rhabdoformis genome contains the following:
- a CDS encoding PEP/pyruvate-binding domain-containing protein — MDVFFLGAAASTTGSLPSALRAISKNRKALDWQLQSLERTHFESVNFIGGYHIESVAEQYPQLNYTVVADWQHNNVVHSLLKAPLSEQREALVLYSDTLFRPKTVAQFADVSADVVVGVDSAWLTRFEQRSDKDINASEVLDSSVFENIDSDSKVEFTGLLKFSKRAVAAVKQISSDKVTNLLSLINHLSEQGLSIQLFDVKGDWTEFNSDMDIAHFILGTKSETLYRLYPLVKKSHIGEQVTFTVKQWQSNPHHQLEKIQQRFKGRPLVVRSSSYAEDCWDESHAGGFESVLNVDSKSEAAVIKAVENVVDSYINSDSIEEDQILVQACLSEVKMSGVVFTRSLETGAPYYRINFDDQTQSTESVTSGSGAHLRTIVVSKKDSLVVKHLESDIQKVLRGVAEIEALLGYDKLDIEFAVDGKGQLHIFQVRPIAVSHKNDFIDDAHVITTLDHCVQAFKDEQAASLNVVGNAAFFGVMPDWNPAEIIGVKPKPLAYSLYRHLIVDKIWAVQRAEFGYRDVSQHQLIRVFAGQPYVNIRTSLNSFIPATVSDEAAERICNAYLAVLKANPQCHDKLEFDVAFTVLTPKFIESARKRLSPYGVKESDLEALQSGLRDITQAAFYRLTADIDSIETLTQSRNDILASNAPALNKALLLLDECKKYGTLAFSHAARAGFVAMTFLNNLVKMGILSADDKNSFLSSFNTVAGEFELDATAVAEGNISKEDYVNSYGHLRPGTYDITAKAYWENPKQYLFSKACANQSKVVNNTCFELSANQRLKINALLESMKLGNDADQLMSYCKAATQARESVKFEFSKNLSKALDLMVEFGKSVGINRKKMAYLSLENLKEYRLGVKDIAGLKKVIKSNKKQFQLSKMVELPQLITCVTDFHAFERNASEPNFITSKAVEADSVCLSDEPQALAGKIVFIEQADPGYDWMFAHDLAGLITKYGGANSHMAIRSAELSLPAAIGVGDKIYDELKTASVVRLNCGLKQIIRIK, encoded by the coding sequence ATGGACGTTTTTTTTCTGGGCGCGGCCGCGTCTACAACAGGTAGTTTGCCTTCCGCACTTAGGGCCATTTCAAAAAATCGTAAAGCGCTGGATTGGCAGTTACAAAGTCTAGAACGAACACACTTTGAATCTGTAAATTTCATTGGTGGCTACCATATTGAGTCAGTGGCGGAACAATACCCTCAATTGAACTACACAGTGGTTGCAGATTGGCAGCACAACAATGTTGTTCACTCTCTTCTAAAAGCCCCATTGAGTGAACAAAGAGAGGCCCTTGTTTTGTATTCTGATACATTGTTCAGGCCCAAAACTGTTGCTCAGTTTGCTGATGTTTCTGCCGATGTGGTGGTAGGGGTTGACAGTGCATGGCTGACGCGATTTGAGCAACGGTCAGATAAAGATATTAACGCATCTGAAGTTTTGGATTCATCGGTTTTTGAAAATATAGATTCAGATTCTAAGGTTGAATTTACAGGATTGTTAAAGTTCTCTAAACGTGCAGTCGCTGCGGTAAAGCAAATCAGCTCCGATAAGGTGACCAATTTGCTGTCTTTAATCAATCATTTGTCTGAACAAGGTTTGTCCATTCAACTTTTTGATGTCAAAGGCGATTGGACTGAATTTAATTCTGATATGGATATTGCCCATTTTATTTTGGGAACTAAGTCAGAAACTTTGTATCGATTATATCCTTTGGTAAAGAAATCTCATATCGGTGAACAAGTGACCTTTACTGTCAAGCAATGGCAATCGAATCCACATCATCAATTAGAAAAAATTCAGCAAAGGTTTAAGGGTAGGCCTTTGGTAGTCAGAAGCAGTTCATACGCTGAAGATTGTTGGGATGAGTCACACGCGGGTGGGTTTGAAAGCGTACTTAATGTTGACTCAAAAAGCGAAGCAGCTGTGATCAAGGCTGTTGAAAATGTTGTTGATTCGTATATCAATTCAGATTCAATTGAAGAAGATCAGATTCTGGTACAGGCTTGTTTATCAGAAGTAAAAATGTCTGGTGTTGTGTTTACGCGTTCTTTAGAGACAGGTGCACCATACTACAGAATAAATTTTGATGACCAAACCCAGTCAACTGAATCAGTCACTTCAGGATCGGGTGCTCATTTAAGAACCATCGTTGTCAGCAAGAAGGATAGCCTGGTAGTTAAACATTTGGAAAGTGACATTCAGAAAGTGTTACGAGGTGTCGCCGAAATTGAAGCTTTGTTAGGCTATGATAAATTAGACATAGAGTTTGCTGTTGATGGCAAAGGTCAATTACACATTTTTCAAGTAAGACCTATTGCAGTCAGTCACAAGAATGATTTCATTGATGATGCGCATGTCATCACAACACTTGATCACTGTGTTCAAGCTTTCAAAGATGAGCAAGCTGCAAGCTTGAATGTTGTTGGCAATGCCGCCTTCTTTGGTGTTATGCCTGACTGGAATCCTGCTGAAATCATCGGCGTCAAGCCAAAACCTTTGGCTTATAGTTTATACCGCCATTTGATTGTAGATAAAATTTGGGCCGTGCAGCGCGCTGAATTTGGGTACCGCGATGTCAGTCAACATCAGTTGATCAGGGTTTTTGCTGGACAGCCTTATGTGAATATCAGAACCAGTTTAAATTCCTTTATCCCAGCCACGGTATCAGATGAAGCAGCCGAACGTATTTGCAATGCTTACCTAGCTGTTTTAAAAGCCAATCCACAATGTCATGATAAATTAGAATTCGATGTGGCATTCACTGTCTTAACACCAAAATTTATTGAAAGTGCCAGAAAGCGCTTATCTCCCTATGGCGTGAAGGAGTCAGACTTGGAAGCATTGCAGTCGGGTTTAAGAGACATAACTCAGGCAGCATTCTATCGATTAACAGCAGACATCGACAGTATTGAGACTTTAACTCAAAGCAGGAATGACATTTTAGCTTCAAATGCTCCTGCATTAAATAAAGCCTTGTTGTTGTTGGATGAGTGTAAAAAATATGGCACTTTAGCATTTTCACATGCGGCCAGGGCCGGCTTCGTCGCCATGACATTTTTAAATAACTTGGTCAAAATGGGCATCTTATCAGCAGATGATAAAAACTCGTTTTTGTCATCATTTAACACGGTGGCGGGTGAATTTGAATTAGATGCAACGGCAGTGGCTGAAGGTAATATTTCTAAAGAAGATTATGTCAATTCTTATGGTCATTTGAGGCCAGGTACATATGATATAACAGCCAAAGCCTATTGGGAAAACCCTAAGCAATACCTGTTTTCAAAGGCGTGTGCTAATCAGTCAAAAGTTGTTAACAACACCTGTTTTGAATTAAGTGCAAATCAAAGGTTAAAAATCAATGCATTGCTAGAAAGTATGAAGTTGGGTAATGATGCTGATCAATTGATGTCCTATTGTAAAGCCGCAACTCAAGCCAGAGAATCAGTGAAGTTCGAGTTTTCCAAAAACTTAAGTAAGGCCTTGGATTTGATGGTTGAATTTGGAAAGAGTGTCGGAATCAACAGAAAAAAAATGGCTTATCTGTCCTTAGAAAACTTGAAGGAGTACCGGTTAGGCGTTAAAGACATTGCAGGATTGAAAAAAGTTATTAAGTCAAATAAAAAACAATTTCAACTATCAAAAATGGTTGAACTACCTCAGTTGATAACTTGCGTAACAGATTTTCATGCTTTTGAACGGAATGCATCTGAGCCTAATTTCATCACCAGCAAGGCGGTTGAAGCAGACAGTGTTTGTTTATCAGATGAGCCTCAAGCATTGGCAGGTAAGATTGTTTTTATTGAGCAAGCTGACCCAGGGTATGACTGGATGTTTGCGCATGATTTGGCGGGATTAATTACAAAATACGGTGGTGCCAATTCACATATGGCGATTCGCTCAGCTGAGCTGAGTTTACCTGCTGCTATTGGGGTGGGTGATAAAATTTATGATGAATTAAAAACTGCTTCTGTGGTTCGGTTAAACTGTGGATTGAAACAAATCATCAGGATTAAATGA
- a CDS encoding sulfatase-like hydrolase/transferase: MNLSKKQLVLSTSLSLLFLAFVITVYTPHLIFFSQTEYFNNDFWSLVTSNFLKALVFCIISAAVLSLFPLVVLRLISPVIFVLSILIWLQVDFFAVSYGVLDGSDLDFALFDSRGYLELLILFLSVLMAIFFRNWLSNNNVFILTILLLGLSCSVVYKSVITPVSAPYSENIDAEFNQYSASKNIIVIVLDGFGAEYFQRIIKSNPELKTDFEGFVSYSDAISNYAATVGSIPSMLVGEMYPLNVKYKTFISENVANNGMPKIFEQLGYLVSFISPSLNFKSIYPDRFLSDVTADKEMLKKYNSYKLLDYSLFRASLHQFKSYIYGQGQWMLSQELALQSSLPNTYSERGKVFLDYVTSQATVSGKTPRYKIIHATIPHPEFVYDSSCNRRKPGKKVGSDEKMLEQSECALKLLSDLFKKYKSIGVYDNSLIVVTSDHGARVYDNPENTGFPSDFELSASGILFMIKGQGQNSSFKEVKQPFSLLKLKENIINEAMHDSDFSQMVDVDRMFYAYQPIQKSAEGYLNDAPVYLVDADYTDPSSWKLQGFYTNNCLKQSLPIHMTFGRANRSGYCGAFGFQQYGKSFQGIWTKYLDSRIIFGLDSSGFDEKQKSKISFRLKPRIDYESDEVLLHVNINGIRVGSIVLKENKMQTVNFTFDSSVWHSGQNELQLLMPEVKSGKEKGVNKVKHKLGVYIEKIVIDQ; this comes from the coding sequence ATGAATCTTTCAAAAAAGCAACTTGTCCTTTCCACAAGTTTATCCTTGCTGTTTCTCGCCTTTGTTATAACGGTATACACACCGCACCTCATTTTCTTTTCTCAAACAGAATATTTTAATAATGACTTTTGGAGTTTAGTTACAAGTAACTTTTTAAAGGCGTTGGTTTTTTGTATTATTTCGGCCGCTGTCTTGAGTTTATTTCCCTTGGTTGTATTACGATTAATTTCTCCAGTGATTTTTGTGTTATCAATATTAATCTGGTTACAGGTTGACTTTTTTGCAGTTAGCTATGGCGTTTTAGATGGGTCAGATTTGGACTTTGCGCTCTTTGATTCTCGTGGCTACTTGGAATTGCTTATTCTTTTCTTATCTGTCTTAATGGCTATATTTTTTAGGAATTGGCTTTCAAACAATAATGTTTTTATTTTAACGATTTTGTTGCTAGGGTTGTCGTGCTCGGTGGTTTATAAATCTGTTATTACACCTGTCTCTGCCCCTTATTCTGAAAACATAGACGCAGAATTTAATCAATATTCAGCATCAAAAAATATCATAGTTATTGTTCTAGATGGTTTTGGTGCTGAATATTTTCAAAGGATAATCAAATCAAATCCTGAGTTAAAGACTGATTTTGAAGGGTTTGTGAGTTATTCAGATGCCATCAGTAATTATGCCGCAACAGTTGGCAGTATTCCTTCCATGTTGGTTGGAGAAATGTATCCATTGAATGTCAAATATAAGACATTTATTTCAGAAAATGTTGCCAATAATGGAATGCCTAAAATTTTTGAGCAACTTGGCTATTTGGTTAGTTTTATATCTCCCAGCTTAAATTTTAAAAGCATTTATCCAGATAGGTTTTTGTCGGATGTAACAGCTGATAAAGAGATGTTGAAAAAGTATAACTCATATAAGCTGCTTGACTATTCACTTTTTAGGGCTTCTTTGCACCAGTTTAAATCTTATATTTATGGGCAAGGGCAGTGGATGCTATCACAAGAACTGGCGCTGCAAAGTTCATTACCAAATACCTATTCTGAGCGTGGTAAGGTGTTTTTAGATTATGTGACTTCACAGGCAACAGTATCAGGTAAAACCCCAAGATATAAAATTATTCATGCAACCATCCCTCACCCAGAATTTGTTTATGATTCAAGTTGTAATAGAAGAAAGCCAGGCAAAAAGGTTGGATCCGATGAAAAAATGCTTGAACAATCTGAGTGTGCTTTAAAGCTATTAAGTGACTTATTTAAAAAATATAAATCTATAGGTGTATATGATAACTCTCTTATTGTAGTAACTTCAGATCATGGTGCTAGGGTGTACGATAACCCGGAAAACACTGGGTTTCCATCTGATTTTGAATTAAGCGCATCAGGCATATTATTTATGATTAAAGGGCAAGGACAGAACAGCTCTTTCAAAGAAGTTAAGCAGCCATTTTCGTTATTAAAACTGAAAGAAAACATCATTAATGAAGCAATGCATGACAGTGATTTTAGTCAAATGGTTGACGTAGACAGGATGTTTTATGCATATCAGCCAATTCAAAAGTCTGCAGAAGGATATTTGAATGACGCACCTGTTTACTTGGTTGATGCTGACTATACTGATCCTTCAAGTTGGAAGTTGCAGGGTTTTTATACCAACAATTGTTTAAAGCAAAGTTTGCCGATTCATATGACCTTTGGGCGTGCAAATAGGTCTGGATACTGTGGTGCGTTTGGATTTCAGCAATATGGTAAGAGCTTTCAAGGTATTTGGACTAAGTATTTGGATAGTCGAATTATTTTTGGATTAGATTCAAGTGGGTTTGATGAAAAGCAAAAGTCCAAAATTTCCTTTAGATTGAAACCTCGTATCGATTATGAATCAGATGAAGTGTTATTGCATGTGAATATTAATGGTATCAGGGTAGGCAGTATTGTTTTGAAGGAGAATAAAATGCAAACTGTAAATTTTACTTTTGATTCATCAGTATGGCACTCAGGTCAAAATGAGTTGCAATTATTGATGCCAGAAGTGAAGTCGGGTAAAGAGAAAGGTGTGAATAAAGTAAAACATAAGCTGGGTGTTTATATAGAAAAAATAGTTATTGACCAGTAA
- a CDS encoding PilT/PilU family type 4a pilus ATPase, whose product MDLTHFLKIMRETNGSDMYLSTGAPINVKAEGKLNALSSTGLPPGIVQQIAYSLMNDDQIQEFEETKECNLAVSIKGVGRFRVNVFRQRGETSMVIRTIKSQIPQLDELHMPLHLYDLILEKRGLILVVGATGSGKSTTMASMIDYRNSNKSGHILTVEDPIEYIHRHKKSVVNQREIGIDTLGYAPALKNALREAPDLILIGEINDAETMEAAVSFAETGHLCMATLHANNSDQAMERALNFFPSDMHKNVLMNMALNLRAVISQRLVVDVHGKRRPACEVLMNTPQIKEIIRRGEINELKPAMEASLSDGMQTFDQALYNMYKDGIIELEEALSNADSRQGLEVKINLTSEDDSASDDYF is encoded by the coding sequence ATGGATTTAACGCACTTTTTAAAAATCATGAGGGAAACCAATGGATCAGACATGTACCTGTCCACGGGAGCGCCCATCAATGTCAAAGCCGAAGGAAAATTGAATGCATTGAGCAGTACCGGCTTGCCGCCTGGGATTGTTCAGCAAATTGCTTACTCTTTGATGAACGATGACCAAATCCAAGAATTTGAAGAGACCAAGGAGTGTAACTTGGCCGTGTCTATTAAAGGAGTGGGTCGGTTTCGTGTCAATGTGTTTCGACAACGAGGCGAAACAAGTATGGTGATTCGAACCATCAAAAGCCAGATTCCTCAGTTGGATGAGTTGCACATGCCTTTGCATCTGTATGATTTGATTTTAGAAAAGCGTGGCTTAATTCTTGTGGTGGGTGCAACAGGTTCAGGTAAATCAACGACCATGGCATCTATGATTGATTACCGGAACAGTAACAAGTCAGGCCATATTTTGACGGTAGAAGACCCGATTGAGTACATTCACAGACACAAAAAATCAGTGGTTAATCAGCGTGAAATTGGGATTGATACTTTGGGTTATGCACCGGCTCTTAAAAATGCCTTGCGTGAAGCTCCTGACTTGATTTTGATTGGTGAGATTAACGACGCTGAAACGATGGAAGCGGCGGTATCATTTGCTGAAACCGGACATTTGTGTATGGCGACATTGCACGCCAATAACTCTGACCAAGCCATGGAACGTGCATTGAACTTTTTCCCTAGCGATATGCATAAAAACGTGTTGATGAACATGGCCTTGAACCTGCGTGCTGTTATCTCGCAACGTTTGGTTGTTGATGTTCATGGTAAACGTCGTCCTGCCTGTGAAGTCTTGATGAACACACCGCAGATTAAAGAAATCATCCGCCGCGGCGAAATCAATGAGTTGAAACCAGCGATGGAAGCCTCTCTTTCAGATGGTATGCAAACTTTTGACCAGGCCTTATACAACATGTACAAAGACGGCATCATTGAACTTGAAGAAGCGTTGAGTAATGCCGATTCCAGACAAGGTCTTGAGGTTAAAATCAACTTAACAAGTGAAGATGATTCTGCAAGTGATGATTATTTCTAA
- a CDS encoding TerB family tellurite resistance protein, which yields MNFLQSLKSMLKVGHSDRPLTESEKKELNHAIVELMLEMVRADFVELHTEKTALVDLLSESLQLGADEVVEYIDKAELRADFSLSIKTQTNVINNYLGKSEKAALLSHMWQLAYADDELHLLESNLIEQAGQLLGFNQQELKSLCNNS from the coding sequence ATGAATTTTCTCCAAAGCCTTAAATCTATGCTCAAAGTCGGTCATTCTGATCGGCCTTTAACTGAAAGTGAAAAAAAAGAGCTCAATCACGCCATAGTTGAATTAATGCTGGAAATGGTGCGCGCTGATTTTGTAGAATTACATACAGAAAAAACGGCTTTGGTTGATCTGTTGTCGGAATCTTTACAATTAGGTGCAGATGAAGTGGTTGAATATATCGATAAAGCAGAGTTGAGGGCTGACTTTTCTTTATCAATTAAAACACAGACCAATGTCATCAATAATTATTTAGGCAAGTCTGAAAAAGCGGCTTTGTTGTCACACATGTGGCAGTTGGCTTATGCAGATGATGAATTGCATTTGTTAGAATCCAATTTAATTGAACAAGCAGGTCAGTTATTGGGTTTCAATCAACAAGAATTAAAATCGCTGTGCAACAACAGCTGA